The DNA sequence TGCAACCTTTCCGGAGGCGCAGTTGCTGCTGGTGGCCGGCTCGATTCATCGTGCCGAGGTGCCGCGGCCGCTGCCCAGGCAAATGCGGACCATGGAAATGATGGCGGCGGCCGGCGCCGGTTTCGAGGAGAAGGAGTTTTTCGAATATCATCTCTACACCCTGGGACGCGCGGCCACGCTCAAAGACCGTCAGGTGAAGCAAATCGAGCTGATTCCTGCCTGTCAGACGCCGGTGAAGAAGGAGTACACCTACGATGGCTCGCGGGATCCCAGGAAGGTCAAAGTCACGCTGCGTTTCAAGAACAGCCAGCAAAACGGTCTGGGGCTGGCGTTGCCGGCCGGCAAGTTTCGCCTGTACAAGCCCGAAGGCGGAGCGCAAGTTTTGGTGGGGGAGGATTTCATCGATCATACGCCACGGGATGAAGAAGTGCGGCTGAAGGTCGGTGATGCCTTCGATCTCGTCGGTGAGCGCACCGTGCTGAGCACGCGCAAAGTCGGCGACCGCGCCGAGGAGAGCGAAGTCAAGATCGAAATCCGCAACCACAAGGATGAAGCCGTGACGGTGAATGTGCTCGAGCATTTCCATGGCGACTGGACCATCCGCCGCGAGAGCGCGGCACACACCAAGAAGGATGCCACCACGGCAGAATGGACGCTGGCGGTGCCGGCGCGCGGCCGGGCGGAAGTTACCTACACCTGCTTTCGCACCTGGTAGTTCCCCCTGTCCGCCGGATGGAATCTTCCCGTCCGGCCTCTGCGCCGGGTCTTGTGAGGCAACGACCGCGCCGTGCCGGAATATCGCCAGACGCCCCGGTGGCCAGGTGAGGCATGCCCGCACGCCGCAGAGATGAGCGGATCAGTGATCCCATGAATCGCAGCACGATTGCACCCCCGGCCCTGACCAGTGCAGGCCGGGAGGCAACCACCACGCCCGTGCGCTACTTGCGCGGCTTGGGCGAAACCCGCAGCCGCGAGCTGGAGAAGATCGGCATCAAAACGATCGCCGATCTTTTGTTTTATTTGCCGCGGCGCTATCTCGACCGTTCCACCATTCTGCAATGCCGTGATTTGCGCGAGGGTGTGGCAGCCACGGTGGTCGGCAAGGTCATGTCCGGCCAAATCCTCTATGGCGGGCGCCGGCCGCGCTTCGAGCTGACGCTGGCGGACGGCACCGGCTTCATGAAGTGTGTGTGGTTCAACCGTGCCAATCTCTGGCCGAAGATTTTCAGCCGGGGGGAAAACGTCGCCTTTCACGGCAAGGTCACGTTCTTTGACGGCT is a window from the candidate division KSB1 bacterium genome containing:
- a CDS encoding DUF4139 domain-containing protein, which codes for MNREKLTAAGALLTFILSVTAVQAQKSNVRVTIYNENLALVHEMREIELPKPAGVCSFRDVAAQIDPTSVHFKSLSHPTAVRVLEQNFEYDLVSADRILQRYLDQKVQLSTRQGGTVSGTLLNAAGNLVLQAEDGTIKILNSSEIVATDLPKLPEGLITRPTLVWLVANDGPARQRVEVSYLTTGLAWHAEYVGVLHENDARLSLTGWVSIENNCGATFPEAQLLLVAGSIHRAEVPRPLPRQMRTMEMMAAAGAGFEEKEFFEYHLYTLGRAATLKDRQVKQIELIPACQTPVKKEYTYDGSRDPRKVKVTLRFKNSQQNGLGLALPAGKFRLYKPEGGAQVLVGEDFIDHTPRDEEVRLKVGDAFDLVGERTVLSTRKVGDRAEESEVKIEIRNHKDEAVTVNVLEHFHGDWTIRRESAAHTKKDATTAEWTLAVPARGRAEVTYTCFRTW